The following coding sequences are from one Melanotaenia boesemani isolate fMelBoe1 chromosome 17, fMelBoe1.pri, whole genome shotgun sequence window:
- the gpnmb gene encoding protein QNR-71 isoform X2, whose amino-acid sequence MDVLRCVLLFACGCFIYQGDGRRTYGDMFPHKHSVGRRFPFPIPPIPGWDPDTNPWDDYLYPPLNPRPGELMHHRGKPKVRLNSDSPALNGSCISFTAKLEYPPCQKEDVNGNLIWDEHCEDANGQARSGYVYNWTSWLDDYGFGKCLDMTRCNVFPDGKPFPQRNDWRRKSYVYVWHTMGQYYETCDGSSSSVTINTTSIPLGAEVMEVMVYRKRERRKYSPLTTDSTVFFVTDKIPLAVNISQKSAANQSANVFFRGEDVVFKVQLHDPSGYLKTAAAIDYIWDFRDGNQLVTHREVTTHTYSTLGTMSVKLVVEAAFPVDCPPSSATPTPRRPTSPPHTEAPTPPPVTHAITTKMETTAAPPIPPSPAASMTTGFPSTEPLPPTVATESNPTGLPLLLSRRIKNNGCFRYSYGTFNGNITIVEPKHPLNSLRPSSRIVDVSAARVTNTDVSFWVKCLGSIPTSACTIVSDPSCTHVHNIMCDDVPPSSECEVHLRRRFLEPGTYCVNITLENSSSMALASTTITINKSQDVPVPKSPSTTGVVLTSSAVLVVIFSFIAYLVYRRHKVYRPIRRSLVEDACIHAGAAGHMVRLREALFPSSEESHHLLTDRRPL is encoded by the exons ATGGACGTCTTGCGGTGTGTTCTTCTCTTTGCATGCGGCTGCTTTATTTATCAAGGCGATGGACGCAGAA CATATGGTGATATGTTCCCCCACAAGCACTCAGTAGGAAGGAGGTTTCCATTTCCAATTCCACCAATTCCTGGCTGGGATCCTGACACAAACCCATGGGATGATTACCTATACCCACCACTAAACCCAAGGCCAGGCGAGCTTATGCATCACAGAG GTAAACCCAAAGTCCGTCTGAACAGCGACAGTCCAGCTCTCAACGGTTCATGCATCTCCTTCACTGCAAAGCTGGAGTATCCTCCGTGCCAGAAGGAGGATGTCAACGGGAATCTTATCTGGGATGAGCACTGTGAGGATG CCAATGGACAGGCTCGCTCAGGTTATGTGTATAACTGGACATCCTGGTTGGACGACTATGGCTTTGGAAAATGCTTAGATATGACAAGATGCAACGTATTCCCCGATGGAAAGCCCTTCCCTCAGAGGAATGACTGGAGACGAAAGAGTTATGTCTATGTTTGGCACACAATGG GTCAGTACTATGAGACATGTGATGGCTCCTCTTCCAGCGTGACCATCAACACTACCAGCATCCCTCTAGGAGCAGAGGTCATGGAGGTCATGGTCTACAGGAAGCGCGAGCGCAGAAAGTATAGCCCCCTCACCACCGATAGCACTGTCTTCTTCGTCACAG aTAAGATTCCACTGGCGGTCAACATCTCCCAGAAGTCTGCGGCCAACCAGTCTGCCAATGTTTTCTTCCGTGGTGAGGATGTGGTATTCAAGGTCCAGCTTCATGACCCCAGTGGTTATCTGAAAACCGCTGCAGCCATTGACTACATCTGGGACTTCAGAGATGGCAACCAGCTGGTAACACACCGTGAGGTGACCACACACACCTACAGCACACTGGGGACCATGAGTGTGAAGTTGGTGGTGGAGGCAGCATTTCCTGTTGACTGTCCGCCCTCTTCTGCCACACCCACTCCAAGACGTCCCACATCACCACCTCACACAG AGGCTCCCACACCACCACCTGTCACTCACGCTATTACAACCAAAATGGAGACAACAGCAG CACCACCCATTCCACCCTCCCCTGCCGCTTCCATGACGACTGGTTTCCCCTCAACAGAGCCCCTCCCTCCCACTGTTGCTACTGAGTCCAACCCCACCGGCCTGCCGTTGCTCCTCAGTAGGCGCATCAAGAACAACGGGTGTTTCCGATACTCCTACGGGACTTTCAATGGCAACATCACTATTGTTG AACCAAAGCATCCACTGAACAGCCTGCGGCCAAGTAGTCGCATTGTGGATGTGTCAGCTGCCAGGGTGACCAACACTGATGTCAGCTTCTGGGTGAAATGTCTGGGCAG TATCCCAACTTCAGCCTGCACGATTGTGTCAGACCCCAGCTGCACTCATGTGCACAACATCATGTGTGATGACGTGCCGCCATCATCAGAGTGTGAGGTCCATCTGAGGCGAAGGTTTTTGGAGCCTGGCACCTACTGTGTGAATATTACCCTGGAGAACTCCAGCAGTATGGCCCTCGCCagcaccaccatcaccatcaacaAGTCCCAGGATGTACCTG TCCCAAAGAGTCCCAGCACTACAGGAGTGGTTTTGACGTCTAGTGCTGTGCTGGTGGTTATCTTTTCATTCATTGCCTATTTGGTCTACAG GCGTCACAAGGTCTACCGCCCCATTCGAAGGTCTCTTGTGGAGGATGCCTGCATCCATGCTGGGGCTGCAGGTCACATGGTTCGCCTGAGGGAGGCCCTCTTCCCCTCCAGCGAGGAGAGTCATCACCTGCTGACCGATAGACGCCCCCTGTAG
- the gpnmb gene encoding protein QNR-71 isoform X1 — protein sequence MDVLRCVLLFACGCFIYQGDGRRTYGDMFPHKHSVGRRFPFPIPPIPGWDPDTNPWDDYLYPPLNPRPGELMHHRGKPKVRLNSDSPALNGSCISFTAKLEYPPCQKEDVNGNLIWDEHCEDGTELEASANGQARSGYVYNWTSWLDDYGFGKCLDMTRCNVFPDGKPFPQRNDWRRKSYVYVWHTMGQYYETCDGSSSSVTINTTSIPLGAEVMEVMVYRKRERRKYSPLTTDSTVFFVTDKIPLAVNISQKSAANQSANVFFRGEDVVFKVQLHDPSGYLKTAAAIDYIWDFRDGNQLVTHREVTTHTYSTLGTMSVKLVVEAAFPVDCPPSSATPTPRRPTSPPHTEAPTPPPVTHAITTKMETTAAPPIPPSPAASMTTGFPSTEPLPPTVATESNPTGLPLLLSRRIKNNGCFRYSYGTFNGNITIVEPKHPLNSLRPSSRIVDVSAARVTNTDVSFWVKCLGSIPTSACTIVSDPSCTHVHNIMCDDVPPSSECEVHLRRRFLEPGTYCVNITLENSSSMALASTTITINKSQDVPVPKSPSTTGVVLTSSAVLVVIFSFIAYLVYRRHKVYRPIRRSLVEDACIHAGAAGHMVRLREALFPSSEESHHLLTDRRPL from the exons ATGGACGTCTTGCGGTGTGTTCTTCTCTTTGCATGCGGCTGCTTTATTTATCAAGGCGATGGACGCAGAA CATATGGTGATATGTTCCCCCACAAGCACTCAGTAGGAAGGAGGTTTCCATTTCCAATTCCACCAATTCCTGGCTGGGATCCTGACACAAACCCATGGGATGATTACCTATACCCACCACTAAACCCAAGGCCAGGCGAGCTTATGCATCACAGAG GTAAACCCAAAGTCCGTCTGAACAGCGACAGTCCAGCTCTCAACGGTTCATGCATCTCCTTCACTGCAAAGCTGGAGTATCCTCCGTGCCAGAAGGAGGATGTCAACGGGAATCTTATCTGGGATGAGCACTGTGAGGATGGTACGGAGCTGGAGGCCTCAG CCAATGGACAGGCTCGCTCAGGTTATGTGTATAACTGGACATCCTGGTTGGACGACTATGGCTTTGGAAAATGCTTAGATATGACAAGATGCAACGTATTCCCCGATGGAAAGCCCTTCCCTCAGAGGAATGACTGGAGACGAAAGAGTTATGTCTATGTTTGGCACACAATGG GTCAGTACTATGAGACATGTGATGGCTCCTCTTCCAGCGTGACCATCAACACTACCAGCATCCCTCTAGGAGCAGAGGTCATGGAGGTCATGGTCTACAGGAAGCGCGAGCGCAGAAAGTATAGCCCCCTCACCACCGATAGCACTGTCTTCTTCGTCACAG aTAAGATTCCACTGGCGGTCAACATCTCCCAGAAGTCTGCGGCCAACCAGTCTGCCAATGTTTTCTTCCGTGGTGAGGATGTGGTATTCAAGGTCCAGCTTCATGACCCCAGTGGTTATCTGAAAACCGCTGCAGCCATTGACTACATCTGGGACTTCAGAGATGGCAACCAGCTGGTAACACACCGTGAGGTGACCACACACACCTACAGCACACTGGGGACCATGAGTGTGAAGTTGGTGGTGGAGGCAGCATTTCCTGTTGACTGTCCGCCCTCTTCTGCCACACCCACTCCAAGACGTCCCACATCACCACCTCACACAG AGGCTCCCACACCACCACCTGTCACTCACGCTATTACAACCAAAATGGAGACAACAGCAG CACCACCCATTCCACCCTCCCCTGCCGCTTCCATGACGACTGGTTTCCCCTCAACAGAGCCCCTCCCTCCCACTGTTGCTACTGAGTCCAACCCCACCGGCCTGCCGTTGCTCCTCAGTAGGCGCATCAAGAACAACGGGTGTTTCCGATACTCCTACGGGACTTTCAATGGCAACATCACTATTGTTG AACCAAAGCATCCACTGAACAGCCTGCGGCCAAGTAGTCGCATTGTGGATGTGTCAGCTGCCAGGGTGACCAACACTGATGTCAGCTTCTGGGTGAAATGTCTGGGCAG TATCCCAACTTCAGCCTGCACGATTGTGTCAGACCCCAGCTGCACTCATGTGCACAACATCATGTGTGATGACGTGCCGCCATCATCAGAGTGTGAGGTCCATCTGAGGCGAAGGTTTTTGGAGCCTGGCACCTACTGTGTGAATATTACCCTGGAGAACTCCAGCAGTATGGCCCTCGCCagcaccaccatcaccatcaacaAGTCCCAGGATGTACCTG TCCCAAAGAGTCCCAGCACTACAGGAGTGGTTTTGACGTCTAGTGCTGTGCTGGTGGTTATCTTTTCATTCATTGCCTATTTGGTCTACAG GCGTCACAAGGTCTACCGCCCCATTCGAAGGTCTCTTGTGGAGGATGCCTGCATCCATGCTGGGGCTGCAGGTCACATGGTTCGCCTGAGGGAGGCCCTCTTCCCCTCCAGCGAGGAGAGTCATCACCTGCTGACCGATAGACGCCCCCTGTAG